A genomic window from Oncorhynchus nerka isolate Pitt River unplaced genomic scaffold, Oner_Uvic_2.0 unplaced_scaffold_33___fragment_2___debris, whole genome shotgun sequence includes:
- the LOC115119235 gene encoding ferritin, middle subunit-like yields the protein MKMESQVRQNYHHDCEIAINRMINMEMFASYTYTSMAFYFSRDDVALPGFAHFFKENSDEEREHADKQLSFQIKRGGRILLQDIKKPERDEWGNGLEAMQCALQLEKNVNQALLDLHKIASDKVDPHLCHFLETHYLTEQVEAIKKLGDHITNLTKMDAVNNKMAEYLFDKHTLGGQS from the exons ATGAAAATGGAGTCTCAGGTCCGCCAGAACTATCACCACGATTGCGAAATTGCAATCAACCGGATGATCAACATGGAGATGTTTGCCTCTTATACTTACACTTCAATG GCTTTCTATTTCTCCCGTGACGATGTGGCTCTGCCTGGTTTCGCGCATTTCTTCAAGGAGAACAGCGACGAGGAGCGGGAGCACGCCGACAAGCAACTCTCCTTCCAGATCAAGAGAGGTGGACGCATTTTACTCCAGGACATCAAG AAGCCAGAACGTGATGAGTGGGGCAATGGGCTGGAGGCCATGCAGTGTGCTCTGCAGCTGGAGAAGAATGTGAACCAGGCCCTGCTGGACCTGCACAAGATTGCCTCTGACAAGGTTGACCCCCAT CTGTGTCACTTCCTGGAGACCCATTACCTGACTGAGCAGGTGGAGGCCATTAAGAAGCTGGGAGACCACATCACCAACCTCACCAAGATGGATGCTGTCAACAACAAGATGGCAGAGTACCTGTTTGACAAGCACACCCTGGGAGGCCAGAGCTAA